Proteins from one Rosa chinensis cultivar Old Blush chromosome 7, RchiOBHm-V2, whole genome shotgun sequence genomic window:
- the LOC112179688 gene encoding signal peptidase complex-like protein DTM1, whose translation MANHAVFRSSLVWLALVLVVVGICTQSLKKIMVTYLVGVIGIGGVLLPDWDYFDRDFSRWSSPVTVEERASAIATAERSGLARFKRYPMRLAAYATIYGFALYKWWRFVSS comes from the exons ATGGCCAACCACGCCGTGTTCAGGTCCTCTCTGGTTTGGTTAGCGCTAGTTCTCGTGGTTGTTGGGATTTGCACTCAGTCTTTGAAGAAGATCATGGTGACTTACCTGGTTGGTGTGATCGGAATCGGAGGTGTGCTTTTACCTGATTGGGACTACTTTGACCGGGATTTTTCCCGGTGGAGTTCTCCGGTTACGGTTGAGGAAAGGGCCTCTGCGATTGCAACTGCTGAAAGATCTGGATTAGCAAG ATTCAAAAGGTATCCTATGAGATTGGCTGCTTATGCCACAATTTATGGGTTTGCTCTGTACAAATGGTGGAGGTTTGTATCAAGTTAG
- the LOC112179262 gene encoding multifunctional methyltransferase subunit TRM112 homolog A — translation MRLLSHNMLSSNIKGVTNGFPLRIEAEKVVVKQVDLNVRFLKNMFPKIEWKALVEASRTMGYAELPEEVEPSKLDSRDFLQKFHHALLELVLEEGALVCPETGRRFPVSKGIPNMLLHEDEV, via the coding sequence atgaggcTGCTTAGTCACAACATGCTGTCTTCCAACATTAAAGGCGTGACTAACGGCTTTCCTCTGCGAATTGAAGCAGAGAAGGTAGTGGTGAAGCAGGTGGACTTGAACGTTCGTTTCCTGAAGAACATGTTTCCTAAGATCGAGTGGAAGGCCCTTGTAGAGGCTTCTCGTACAATGGGCTATGCCGAGCTCCCTGAGGAGGTTGAGCCTTCTAAGCTCGATTCTAGGGATTTCCTGCAAAAGTTCCATCATGCCCTTTTGGAGCTTGTTCTTGAGGAGGGTGCTCTTGTTTGCCCTGAAACTGGTCGCCGGTTTCCTGTTTCAAAGGGGATACCAAACATGTTACTTCATGAGGACGAGGTCTGA
- the LOC112179261 gene encoding LOW QUALITY PROTEIN: uncharacterized protein LOC112179261 (The sequence of the model RefSeq protein was modified relative to this genomic sequence to represent the inferred CDS: inserted 1 base in 1 codon), whose protein sequence is MSPDGDVCTCSAGDHAEDPVCAHCRKSDPSPSSFCYSSSLKYVPVPLSDSEKLRRVVTASIKGFTIGAGLKGGLAVFSILARIRKRKLLASLRTEGAITNNEAIVTALKETLRYGLFLGTFAGTFVSVDEIIASLGGHRRTAKWRALLAGLIAGPSMLLTGHNTQHTSLAVYILMRAAVLATRCGIKSKRFGRVCRPLTWKHGDIFLMCLSSSQILSAYILKQESLPLSYKSFLNKHGGKDITILQGVKEIASGLPFTNLEAIERYYKSVGTNIKLDPAMKVPCTIVHGGQSCSGHIISFLIQAYKRALPVYLPVYLIPALIVHRQDLLKRHYTILLKGLLGTARSSLFLSVYCTSAWMWTCLLFRIFKMCNVPMVAMGTFPTGLALGIEKKSRRIEISLYCLARAIESFFTCMADTGYLXTNKKLKRADVVIFSLSTAIIMHCYAEEREVFRSKYLNVLDWVFGVPPPPCETPRCKKS, encoded by the exons ATGTCGCCGGACGGCGACGTCTGCACCTGCTCCGCCGGCGATCACGCCGAAGATCCTGTGTGCGCGCATTGCAGGAAATCCGATCCCTCTCCGTCGTCGTTTTGCTATTCCTCTTCGCTCAAATACGTTCCTGTGCCGTTGAGCGATTCCGAGAAGCTACGGCGGGTCGTGACTGCTTCGATTAAGGGCTTCACCATCGGCGCCGGCCTCAAAGGCGGCCTCGCCGTCTTCTCCATCCTAGCTAGAATCAGAAAGAGAAAGCTCTTAGCCTCTCTCAG GACTGAGGGTGCGATTACGAATAATGAAGCAATTGTTACTGCTTTGAAGGAGACCTTGAGATATGGTCTGTTTCTTGGGACTTTTGCAGGCACATTTGTTTCAGTGGATGAGATTATTGCTTCTTTGGGAGGCCACCGCAG GACAGCTAAGTGGAGGGCTTTGTTAGCAGGGCTTATAGCAGGACCGTCTATGCTTCTTACCGGGCATAACACGCAGCATACGAGCTTGGCCGTATACATACTTATGCGTGCTGCCGTGTTGGCCACGCGTTGTGGGATTAAAAGCAAACGGTTTGGTCGTGTTTGTAGACCTCTAACTTGGAAGCACGGTGACATTTTCCTTATGTGTCTCTCCTCTTCGCAAATTCT GTCTGCTTACATATTGAAGCAGGAGAGTTTGCCTCTATCATATAAATCCTTTCTCAACAAACATGGGGGAAAGGATATCACAATTTTGCAAGGTGTTAAAGAGATTGCAAGTGGCTTACCGTTTACTAATTTGGAAGCAATAGAAAGATACTACAAATCTGTGGGAACAAATATTAAACTAGATCCAGCCATGAAAGTTCCCTGCACG ATTGTACACGGAGGTCAGTCATGTAGCGGGCATATTATCTCTTTCCTAATTCAAGCCTACAAAAGAGCATTACCGGTTTATCTTCCAGTATATCTGATTCCAGCGCTTATAGTTCATCGGCAAGACCTCTTGAAAAG GCATTACACTATACTACTAAAGGGTCTTCTTGGCACTGCAAGATCAAGCTTGTTTCTTTCCGTATATTGCACATCTGCCTG GATGTGGACATGCTTGCTTTTTAGGATTTTCAAGATGTGTAATGTACCAATGGTAGCAATGGGGACG TTCCCGACTGGCCTGGCCTTGGGTATTGAGAAGAAAAGCAGGCGTATTGAGATATCACTCTACTGTCTCGCTCGAGCGATTGAGAGCTTTTTCACCTGCATGGCTGATACTGGATACT ccacaaacaaaaaattgaagagAGCTGACGTGGTGATCTTTAGCTTATCAACCGCCATCATAATGCATTGCTACGCAGAGGAGAGGGAAGTGTTCAGATCCAAGTACTTGAATGTTCTTGACTGGGTTTTTGGCGTCCCACCTCCTCCTTGTGAAACCCCCCGCTGCAAAAAGAGTTAA
- the LOC112179971 gene encoding probable mitochondrial adenine nucleotide transporter BTL3 isoform X2 has translation MPPSELSCSANPNLHDSNSGLFVTGGLFLEPTVPNSLLNSVSFRKTSNAVVSGSGYACRLRLAGGGGGGFLSVSLSSDGVVRESKGGCLVQNGEEGSEEAAVVVVQEEKREKVGIRRGRAMNTTKHLWAGAIAAMVSRTFVAPLERLKLEYIVRGERRHLFELVKSIAVSQGVRGFWKGNLVNILRTAPFKAINFYAYDTYRKQLLRFSGNKETTNFERFVAGAAAGITATILCLPLDTIRTKLVAPGGESLGGVIGAFRHMVQTEGFFSLYKGLVPSIASMAPSGAVFYGVYDILKSAYLHSPNGRKRIQKMNQHGERLNAFDQLELGPVRTLLYGAIAGACAEAATYPFEVVRRQLQLQSQATKMSALATCIKIVERGGVPALYAGLVPSLLQEIALLGAALDMFTITFSLWEPEFSIHSMVVAFSPSSAVL, from the exons ATGCCCCCCTCGGAGCTCTCTTGCTCTGCAAACCCCAACCTCCACGACTCAAACTCCGGCCTATTCGTCACCGGCGGTTTGTTCCTGGAGCCCACCGTCCCCAATTCGCTGCTCAATTCCGTCTCGTTCAGAAAGACCTCAAACGCCGTCGTTTCCGGGTCGGGTTATGCGTGCCGGTTGCGGCTGGcgggtggcggtggcggtggatTTTTGTCGGTGAGTTTGAGCAGCGATGGGGTTGTTCGGGAGTCGAAAGGGGGGTGTTTGGTGCAGAACGGCGAGGAGGGCTCGGAGGAAGCAGCGGTGGTGGTGGTtcaagaagagaagagagagaaggttgGGATTAGGAGAGGAAGGGCCATGAACACCACCAAGCATTTGTGGGCTGGTGCCATAGCCGCCATGGTTTCCAG AACGTTTGTTGCGCCGCTTGAGAGACTAAAGCTGGAGTATATAGTTCGTGGTGAACGGAGGCATTTGTTTGAGCTTGTTAAGAGCATAGCGGTTTCTCAGGGCGTGAGGGGGTTTTGGAAGGGGAACTTAGTCAATATTCTTCGCACAGCTCCATTTAAAGCAATCAATTTTTATGCATATGATACTTACAGAAAACAATTGCTTAGATTTTCTGGAAATAAGGAGACTACAAATTTTGAGAGATTCGTTGCTGGTGCTGCAGCTGGAATTACTGCTACCATACTCTGCTTACCTCTTGACACG ATTCGAACTAAGCTAGTGGCTCCGGGTGGGGAATCCTTGGGCGGCGTCATTGGTGCTTTCCGCCACATGGTCCAGACTGAAGGGTTCTTTTCCCTTTATAAGGGCCTAGTACCATCCATAGCAAGCATGGCACCTTCAGGTGCAGTTTTCTATGGTGTCTATGACATATTAAAATCAGCTTACTTGCATTCACCGAATGGAAggaaaagaattcagaaaatgaACCAGCACGGTGAGCGCCTGAATGCTTTTGATCAACTGGAGTTGGGACCGGTTAGGACATTACTCTATGGAGCTATTGCTGGTGCCTGTGCAGAAGCTGCCACTTATCCATTTGAAGTTGTGAGGAGACAGCTTCAATTGCAATCCCAGGCTACTAAAATGAGCGCCTTGGCGACTTGTATTAAGATAGTTGAACGAGGAGGGGTCCCGGCACTCTATGCAGGACTTGTTCCCAGCTTGTTACAG GAAATAGCATTGCTTGGTGCTGCTCTAGACATGTTTACCATCACATTCTCACTTTGGGAACCAGAGTTCAG CATCCATTCAATGGTCGTTGCTTTTTCCCCTAGTTCTGCAGTATTATGA
- the LOC112179971 gene encoding probable mitochondrial adenine nucleotide transporter BTL3 isoform X3, protein MPPSELSCSANPNLHDSNSGLFVTGGLFLEPTVPNSLLNSVSFRKTSNAVVSGSGYACRLRLAGGGGGGFLSVSLSSDGVVRESKGGCLVQNGEEGSEEAAVVVVQEEKREKVGIRRGRAMNTTKHLWAGAIAAMVSRTFVAPLERLKLEYIVRGERRHLFELVKSIAVSQGVRGFWKGNLVNILRTAPFKAINFYAYDTYRKQLLRFSGNKETTNFERFVAGAAAGITATILCLPLDTIRTKLVAPGGESLGGVIGAFRHMVQTEGFFSLYKGLVPSIASMAPSGAVFYGVYDILKSAYLHSPNGRKRIQKMNQHGERLNAFDQLELGPVRTLLYGAIAGACAEAATYPFEVVRRQLQLQSQATKMSALATCIKIVERGGVPALYAGLVPSLLQVLPSAAISYFVYEFMKIVLKVE, encoded by the exons ATGCCCCCCTCGGAGCTCTCTTGCTCTGCAAACCCCAACCTCCACGACTCAAACTCCGGCCTATTCGTCACCGGCGGTTTGTTCCTGGAGCCCACCGTCCCCAATTCGCTGCTCAATTCCGTCTCGTTCAGAAAGACCTCAAACGCCGTCGTTTCCGGGTCGGGTTATGCGTGCCGGTTGCGGCTGGcgggtggcggtggcggtggatTTTTGTCGGTGAGTTTGAGCAGCGATGGGGTTGTTCGGGAGTCGAAAGGGGGGTGTTTGGTGCAGAACGGCGAGGAGGGCTCGGAGGAAGCAGCGGTGGTGGTGGTtcaagaagagaagagagagaaggttgGGATTAGGAGAGGAAGGGCCATGAACACCACCAAGCATTTGTGGGCTGGTGCCATAGCCGCCATGGTTTCCAG AACGTTTGTTGCGCCGCTTGAGAGACTAAAGCTGGAGTATATAGTTCGTGGTGAACGGAGGCATTTGTTTGAGCTTGTTAAGAGCATAGCGGTTTCTCAGGGCGTGAGGGGGTTTTGGAAGGGGAACTTAGTCAATATTCTTCGCACAGCTCCATTTAAAGCAATCAATTTTTATGCATATGATACTTACAGAAAACAATTGCTTAGATTTTCTGGAAATAAGGAGACTACAAATTTTGAGAGATTCGTTGCTGGTGCTGCAGCTGGAATTACTGCTACCATACTCTGCTTACCTCTTGACACG ATTCGAACTAAGCTAGTGGCTCCGGGTGGGGAATCCTTGGGCGGCGTCATTGGTGCTTTCCGCCACATGGTCCAGACTGAAGGGTTCTTTTCCCTTTATAAGGGCCTAGTACCATCCATAGCAAGCATGGCACCTTCAGGTGCAGTTTTCTATGGTGTCTATGACATATTAAAATCAGCTTACTTGCATTCACCGAATGGAAggaaaagaattcagaaaatgaACCAGCACGGTGAGCGCCTGAATGCTTTTGATCAACTGGAGTTGGGACCGGTTAGGACATTACTCTATGGAGCTATTGCTGGTGCCTGTGCAGAAGCTGCCACTTATCCATTTGAAGTTGTGAGGAGACAGCTTCAATTGCAATCCCAGGCTACTAAAATGAGCGCCTTGGCGACTTGTATTAAGATAGTTGAACGAGGAGGGGTCCCGGCACTCTATGCAGGACTTGTTCCCAGCTTGTTACAG GTACTTCCTTCGGCTGCAATAAGTTACTTTGTCTATGAGTTCATGAAAATTGTTCTCAAGGTAGAATGA
- the LOC112179971 gene encoding probable mitochondrial adenine nucleotide transporter BTL3 isoform X1 — protein sequence MPPSELSCSANPNLHDSNSGLFVTGGLFLEPTVPNSLLNSVSFRKTSNAVVSGSGYACRLRLAGGGGGGFLSVSLSSDGVVRESKGGCLVQNGEEGSEEAAVVVVQEEKREKVGIRRGRAMNTTKHLWAGAIAAMVSRTFVAPLERLKLEYIVRGERRHLFELVKSIAVSQGVRGFWKGNLVNILRTAPFKAINFYAYDTYRKQLLRFSGNKETTNFERFVAGAAAGITATILCLPLDTIRTKLVAPGGESLGGVIGAFRHMVQTEGFFSLYKGLVPSIASMAPSGAVFYGVYDILKSAYLHSPNGRKRIQKMNQHGERLNAFDQLELGPVRTLLYGAIAGACAEAATYPFEVVRRQLQLQSQATKMSALATCIKIVERGGVPALYAGLVPSLLQMWPEVIVGWIAPKTELFFFFFSKLCSCISLQKKSISNYRVILGIWCLF from the exons ATGCCCCCCTCGGAGCTCTCTTGCTCTGCAAACCCCAACCTCCACGACTCAAACTCCGGCCTATTCGTCACCGGCGGTTTGTTCCTGGAGCCCACCGTCCCCAATTCGCTGCTCAATTCCGTCTCGTTCAGAAAGACCTCAAACGCCGTCGTTTCCGGGTCGGGTTATGCGTGCCGGTTGCGGCTGGcgggtggcggtggcggtggatTTTTGTCGGTGAGTTTGAGCAGCGATGGGGTTGTTCGGGAGTCGAAAGGGGGGTGTTTGGTGCAGAACGGCGAGGAGGGCTCGGAGGAAGCAGCGGTGGTGGTGGTtcaagaagagaagagagagaaggttgGGATTAGGAGAGGAAGGGCCATGAACACCACCAAGCATTTGTGGGCTGGTGCCATAGCCGCCATGGTTTCCAG AACGTTTGTTGCGCCGCTTGAGAGACTAAAGCTGGAGTATATAGTTCGTGGTGAACGGAGGCATTTGTTTGAGCTTGTTAAGAGCATAGCGGTTTCTCAGGGCGTGAGGGGGTTTTGGAAGGGGAACTTAGTCAATATTCTTCGCACAGCTCCATTTAAAGCAATCAATTTTTATGCATATGATACTTACAGAAAACAATTGCTTAGATTTTCTGGAAATAAGGAGACTACAAATTTTGAGAGATTCGTTGCTGGTGCTGCAGCTGGAATTACTGCTACCATACTCTGCTTACCTCTTGACACG ATTCGAACTAAGCTAGTGGCTCCGGGTGGGGAATCCTTGGGCGGCGTCATTGGTGCTTTCCGCCACATGGTCCAGACTGAAGGGTTCTTTTCCCTTTATAAGGGCCTAGTACCATCCATAGCAAGCATGGCACCTTCAGGTGCAGTTTTCTATGGTGTCTATGACATATTAAAATCAGCTTACTTGCATTCACCGAATGGAAggaaaagaattcagaaaatgaACCAGCACGGTGAGCGCCTGAATGCTTTTGATCAACTGGAGTTGGGACCGGTTAGGACATTACTCTATGGAGCTATTGCTGGTGCCTGTGCAGAAGCTGCCACTTATCCATTTGAAGTTGTGAGGAGACAGCTTCAATTGCAATCCCAGGCTACTAAAATGAGCGCCTTGGCGACTTGTATTAAGATAGTTGAACGAGGAGGGGTCCCGGCACTCTATGCAGGACTTGTTCCCAGCTTGTTACAG ATGTGGCCTGAAGTCATTGTTGGATGGATTGCCCCCAAAACTGagttgttcttttttttcttttccaaacttTGTTCCTGTATCAGCCTCcagaagaaatcaatttccaattaTCGAGTCATACTAGGGATTTGGTGCTTATTTTAA